The Coffea arabica cultivar ET-39 chromosome 2c, Coffea Arabica ET-39 HiFi, whole genome shotgun sequence genome includes the window ACGCTCCAGAACGTCACAAAACCCAGCCTCTcccgaaaagaaaaagaaagaaccttCAAAAACCCCCAGCAACGACACAAACCCTAACTTCCCCCTAATCTCTAATCCTCCTCCCTCCATACCCAAATCaatcaaggaaaaaggaaaccCTATCCCCCAAGCGATCCGTCCCAGAAGCTATGTCGACGAACACGCCGAATCTAGAGTGCCGGATGTACGAAGCTAGATACCCGGAGGTCGACCAGGCCGTCATGATACAGGTCAAGAGCATGGCCGACAGCGGTGCTTACGTGTCTTTGCTGGAGTACAACAACATCGAGGGTATGATCTTGTTCTCGGAACTCTCTCGTCGTCGGATTCGGAGCATCAGCAGTCTAATAAAAGTGGGTCGAATCGAACCCGTCATGGTTCTTAGGGTTGACAAAGAAAAAGGATACATCGATCTCAGCAAAAGAAGGGTTTCTGAAGAGGACATTCAGGCTTGCGAAGAGAGGTACAATAAAAGCAAGCTTGTGCATTCCATCATGCGCCATGTCGCCGAGACCATGAAGATTGACCTTGAGGTATTTTGCTCTTAACAATTCGATACATTTGTTTGGCTTTGGCTATAGAAATGCGACGTTTTTGTTTGAGGCGCTTTTGGGCTTGTTTAACTTCTTTTAATTTGGGCGAGAAGCGCATCGTCGAATTGGTATCTTTAATGGGTTCATTTACTGAATTTTTCTTcgccttttattttttttggggggggggagaGGGGGTGCAAAGGAGTTTTATGGTTGATTTTAGCAGTCGGTGTAGAGGGGTGGCTTAAGTTTGAGATCTTATTTTTCTTGAGATCAGATTTGTGGTTATTGGAAATTATTGAACTATTTACTATACTAACACTTAGCAGCTTTGGTGGGatatgaattgcaaatcaattgtATAATGTGATGCTCTGAGATTGTGAATAGTGTTTTACTGGACTGGAATTCTTGGCACAAATAATTAGTGATTAGATCAAACTCTTATCTGATAAGCTTCCTCTACTCGGGTACCCTACTTGTGCAGAAGAAACAACTGAATTAACGAATCATTGCAGTGGACAGGGGGAAAGAAGATGGTAATTGTAACAGTAAGTCAGGTCCTACTGTTAGGTAGCATGTCAGCCCATCTTGTGTAGTGAAAAGACCTTATTGACGTAAATTACTTCTGAAATGTTGAACTTCTTTTGTCTCTATACTAGTGTTCTTGTCATGTGTTTCGAGAAGCTTATGAACTATTAATGATGCAAAGTGACTAGCTTCTCTTGCAACATTTTTCCTCCTTTgcattcctttttttattttttttaaaaaaggttttAATGTATCACTTTTGTTACAGAATTCAAAAGTAAGATGAaattgtgtgtgtgttttgCGATACTTTCTCATCTTCATTTAAGTTTGCTATTTTTGTAATGCAAATTGTTCATGGCAGGATCTATATATTCATGTTGGCTGGCCTTTATACAGAAAATATGGTCATGCTTTTGAGGTAAGAGTTTGGATGGCATCTTGACGGATGTATATTGTTTCTTAATGTGTAAGTGAATTTGATGTTTGGGTATCATTAATTAATGTTGCAGGCATTCAAATTGATTGTTAGCGATCCAGATTCAGTTCTTAATTCCCTTACTCGTGAAGTTAAAGAAGTTGGACCTGACGGCCAAGAGGTAGTCCCTGCTCAGTTTTCAGATTCCCCATCCTACTTCCTTCTTCATAATTGTGACTAGGGATTTTGTCTTGTCGTCATTCTGTAGGTGTCTAAGGTGGTTCCTGCCATCTCAGAGGAAGTAAAAGATGCGTTGGTGAAAAACATTCGTAGAAGAATGACACCACAACCATTGAAGATTCGTGCAGATATCGAGATGAAATGTTTTCAATTTGATGGTGTTCTTCACATTAAGGTCATATTGCTCATCTCATCCAGCATCTTTCTCTATGCTTAAAATGTCATTTTAAGCAAATTATCATTCTACTGTGCAAAACTCTTTACTCCAGAATTAGGAATAATTATAATTGGTCTTTCACTCCACAGGAAGCAATGCGTAAAGCTGAAGCTGCAGGGAACAAGGATTGCCCTGTTAAAATTAAACTTGTTGCTCCTCCAGCCTATGTTCTCAACACCCAGACCCTTGACAAGGTATACTAATTTGGTAATTTGCTGTTTGTGTGAAATATAGCATTGTTCAAACCATCTTTATGGAGTAAATCAGTTAGCTAAGGACATGTTGTGGTCTTATTTATTTTCAGATACATCTTTGTTAAATCATTATGCATGTCTAGCTATGTGTCGGCCATCATTTATGGCGTTAAAGAGAGGAGCAAGCAAATACGCATCTGCTGATTGTTTCTACCAGCTATATCCATACTTTGCATTCTGGGGTGGTTTTTCCTGTTTAATTTGTGGCCTTTAAAAGTTAACTAATTCTTAACTCTACACAATTTTGTTAATTACAATAAATTCAATGATACATGTAGTCAAGACTCTTTTAAAAATCTATTTTCCAAAAGTTATACAGCACAATTTTACAATTCATAGCATGATAGTGTATTCAACAGTACTGCCGTATCTTTTTTCTCGACTTTTTAACCTCTTGACACATTTGCTCATGAACAAATGTTTTGTTTGTTTCTAGTTTTTGAGTTTTGTGTGTGAAGCTTAATTGGGACAAGAATAGAATTCAGCACGATTTCATCAGGCACTAtcataaataaatgaatgattagtaattatagtttttaagaTTTAGTATGAATAGAGAGAATTGTtcaaaaattagggaaaatgaCGATGCGGTAAGAACAGAGAAAAAGTGAATTAATAGCTATTTCAATATCAAACAAGTTTCTGCACACGTGTAGAGGTTGAGCATGACCACTTATTCCCACTAATTCTTTTGTGTGTATTTCATACTGCAGGAGCAAGGGATTGCTATTCTCTACAAAGCAATTGACGCTTGTACTGAAGAGATAGAACGCCACAAGGGTAAACTTTCTGTTAAGGAGGCACCCAGAGTGGTGagcatcaattttttttcccttgaatTTTGCGTCATGGAAATTTAAGCTGTCCTGATCCTGGAATTGTATATCATAATTTCTTCCAGTTCATTCTCTACCTTGTTTACTATCTTCTATATAATATGTGATGTGGTTCACTTTTTAGGTGAGCGAGCGGGATGATAAATTGCTTGCCGAACATATGGCTAAGCTAGGTCATGAGAATGAGGAGGTTAGCGGTGATGAAGATAGTGAAGAGGAGGAAGATACTGGAATGGGAGAAATTGATGTGGAGAACTCTGGACATGGCATAACAGACTAAAAATGCTGCCCGTCTATGCATTggccttctctttcttttttcttgcctCATCTTTTCCAATTGAGCGTTTGAAGGAGTGTATATGGCGACAACCAGGATTctaaaaatttttgtttattggACTAATGCTCTTCGGCAGTTTTCGCGTAACGGTGTTAGATAGTATAGTGCAATGGCATGTTGTCTCTATTGTTTTGCTTAGTTGCTCATTCAAGTTGTTTTGGTCCTGGCTCTGATTTTTGTCATTCATATGGTTGGGACGCTTAACCTAGGATTAATCATGGTGCGCCTTGTTTTT containing:
- the LOC113730319 gene encoding eukaryotic translation initiation factor 2 subunit alpha homolog, with translation MSTNTPNLECRMYEARYPEVDQAVMIQVKSMADSGAYVSLLEYNNIEGMILFSELSRRRIRSISSLIKVGRIEPVMVLRVDKEKGYIDLSKRRVSEEDIQACEERYNKSKLVHSIMRHVAETMKIDLEDLYIHVGWPLYRKYGHAFEAFKLIVSDPDSVLNSLTREVKEVGPDGQEVSKVVPAISEEVKDALVKNIRRRMTPQPLKIRADIEMKCFQFDGVLHIKEAMRKAEAAGNKDCPVKIKLVAPPAYVLNTQTLDKEQGIAILYKAIDACTEEIERHKGKLSVKEAPRVVSERDDKLLAEHMAKLGHENEEVSGDEDSEEEEDTGMGEIDVENSGHGITD